Within Bdellovibrio bacteriovorus HD100, the genomic segment GCAGGGGCTGCAAAAGACCTTGGAGGCTCAGGCCCTTAAAGTTGCCGATGAAATCGTCAAATCCAGTGAACACTCGATGAGTCTTGAATTGCAAGCGACGTCCAAATCCGCACAAAAAGCGCTTACCGAAGAAATTGCCCAAGAGTTGTTGCGCAACGAAGATCGCCGTATCTGGAGCCGGAAAAAATGAAAATCCCAGACATCCCCGGAGCCACACCTTTGGATGATGAGACCTTGCGTGGTCTGATCCCGGGCTTGACCACTCACGGGGAGCTGGATGAATTTGAGGCGGCCAATATCGCGCGGGCCATTCTGTGGGCCGAATCCAGCAGGTCTTTGAAAAAGGATCTGCTAAGCCTGACCGGGCTGAAGCGGCTGCATCAGAAGATGTTTGAGGACACCTGGCGTTGGGCCGGGGACTTGAGAACTCGGCAAACCAACATAGGTGTGTCGCCGCTGTCGATTCAGAGTGATATGGCTATTCTTTTGGGTGATATCAGCTACTGGCTGCAGAATCAGACTTTCTCAGTCGAAGAAATTGCCATCCGTTTTCATCATCGTCTTGTGTATATTCATCCCTTCCCGAACGGCAACGGGCGTTGTGCACGATTGGCGACGGATCTATTTCTGAAGCAGCAAGGGTATTCTGGTTTTACCTGGGGGCGCGCCAGTCTGGCCTTGGCGGGGCACTTGCGCAAAGAATATATTCGTTGTCTAAAGTTGGCGGATAAAGCAGGGGAGTATGGCCCCCTGTTAAATTTTGCCAAGAGCTAAATCTAAAAATGACTCAAGCCAAATCCTTTACTGGGTTGTGGCTGGGCGAGATTCGGAATCTCTGTCCTGCCAGCCTCCATTGTTAAGTCGTTCGTTTCTGCATAATCATTGCTTATCCCTATGGAATTACACAGATATTAAAAGTATGGCTATTTGCCATACAAGTAGGTATAATCTATGAGGCGGATAAATCCCTCCGGAAAGATATATAACCATGTATAAGAGCCGCAAACTTAAGAAGGAGTATGGATTATGAAAAGAAAACGAATTCCCACCCAAAAAGAGTTGGAAGATAATTTTTCAAGCTGGAAGTCCGTCAGTAAAGAAAAAGTTGCCGCAATCAATGCTCGGAACGAAGTTTTAAGACGTGAAAAAGAAAAGAAAGAAGCAAAGTTTACGGCGCGATTAACACAAGCGGACTTTGAAGGTTTTAAGGCGGTTGCAGAAAGAAAAGGCATTCCTTATCAAACTCTTTTGGGGTTTGTGATTCATGCCTATGTGCAAGGAAGTCTCGTCGATGTCGAAGAAATTCGTAAAGTATTTCCAGCTCTAAAACTTAAAAAAGAGGCTTGAGTCAGCGTTTTTTAATCACCAGTTCTTTGTATTGGGTATGTCCATCCACTTCCCGGTGGAAAGTCAGATCATGATTTTCCAAAAGCACAATCTCGGCCGTCGTGTGAATCACCGAGCCATCCATCAAATGCCCTCCGATCACCTGACCTTCATAGTTGCTAATCGCCATATGCAAGTGAGCCCCATCGGGTCCCAGCGTTCCGGACAAGGACACAATCTCAAACGGCCCCTGGAACTCCACAACGTCCTTGCCGCCAGACATACGTAAATGCGCCTTATCGACGCTGCCGACGGCGCTCACGACGCAGGCCGCATGAAGGTGGTACTTTTGACAATAGAACAAGAGTTCCTTTTTTAAGTCCTGGCCCGGTCTCAAACGGAAACAATAGCTGGTGTTCGTGCTGGAAAAAGGTTCAGTTGCCATAGGATTTCCCCTTATTAACGAAATGAAAACAAAAAACCATAAACTTCATCTTTGTCCGGTCCCGCAACGGGAGTATCATGGAAGATACGGAGATCGGCATCTTATGAGAATATATTCTGATATCACGAAAACCATTGGTCAAACCCCCTTAATCGAAATGCAAAGAATCGGCAAAGGTTTGCCGGGGCGTCTTCTGCTAAAGCTTGAGTTCTTTAATCCCCTGGGATCCGTCAAAGACCGCATCGGTCTGGCGATGATCGAGGACGCCGAGCGCTCAGGTCAGCTAAAGCCTGGGATGAAAATTATCGAACCCACAAGCGGCAACACAGGCATTGCGCTGGCTTTTGTGGCCGCTGCCAAAGGTTATGATATCACTCTGACCATGCCAGAAACCATGTCTCAAGAGCGCCGCACGTTGCTGCTGATGCTGGGGGCGAAAATTATTCTGACTCCGGGGCCCTTGGGTATGAAGGGGGCCATTGCCAAAGCCATGGAGCTTCTGGAACAAACACCCAATGCCTGGATGCCTCGTCAGTTTGACAATCCGGCCAATCCGGCCATTCACAAAGAAACCACGGCTCTTGAAATCTGGAACGACACCGATGGCAAGGTCGATATGGTCGTTAGCGGCGTCGGGACTTCCGGCACCATCACTGGTGTGGGCACCGTGCTTAAAGCCAAAAACAAAAACATCAAAATCATCGCTGTCGAACCGGCTGAAAGCCCGGTGCTTTCCGGCGGTAAACCCGGGCCTCACAAGATCCAGGGCCTGGGGGCAGGTTTTGTTCCCAGCGTGATGGACAGATCTGTTGTCGATGGGGTGGAGCAGGTGTCTTCGGAAGAGTCCATAAAAGTGGCTCGGGAAGTGATCAAAAAAGAAGGCATCCCGGTGGGGATTTCCTCGGGGGCGGCGATCAGTGCCGGTCTTCGCCAAGCGGCGAAAGAGGAAAACCGCGGTAAGAATATCGTCGTGATTATTCCAAGCACCACCGAACGGTATCTGTCGACCTTGTTGGCCGAACAGGAACGGGCAGAGGCATTGAGTTTGCCTGTCGCTACGGTGGATGAAAATTACCTGAGTAAAGTGAAGTAAAAATGGTTCCTTTTATCGTTCCGGCCAAAGAAAAAGTGCTGCTGAAAATCGGAGAGGCCCCAAAGCTTCCTCTGGCATCTTCGCAGTTTGATATCTTTGTCTGGAACGTTTACAAGGGGCAGAAGGCTCATCTGTTTGAGCAGGACTTCAAGCGGCTGGGGGAAAACAAGGATTTTATTTTCCTGCAAGAGGCTTTGCTTGATCAGCGCATGCCCGCCATGTGGCGCTCGGATTTTTCCGCCTATGAATGGCATCTGGCGCAGAGTTTTCACTATAAAAAAGATCTTTCCAGCACCGGGGTCGCGATTGGTTCAAAGCTGACACCTTTGTCGGTGGACTTTATCCGGTCCAAAACCCGCGAGCTGTTCTGGCTGACGCCCAAGCTGACCCTGTTCAGTGAATACAGTTTCGGTGAAAAGAAAGCCCTGTTCGTCTGCACGCATGTGTTGAATTTTGTGACCTTAAAAGCGTTCACGTCTTCGCTGTACGAAATCGCAGAGAAGATCTCACACTTCGACGGCCCCGTGGTGTTGGCCGGGGACTTCAACACCTGGAACTTTAAACGCTACATGATCATGAAGTCCATCTTCCGTGAGTTGGGCCTGGAGCATCTGGATTTGGAAGATGACGGGCGCATCCTGAAGTTGGATCACGTCTTTGTCCGTGGCTTTGACGTGGTCAAAGCCAAAGTCCACCACACGATCGTAAGCTCCGATCATTTCCCCCTGGAAATCACCCTCAAACTCTAAAAGGTTCCCGGTTCTTTTTCGAGTCTACACTGCGTCAGCTTTACTTGCTGTTAAGTACAGCTTTTTCCAATCGATCCATCCGGGCTTTCAGTTCTGCCAGCTCTTTGTCTTTTTGGGCTTTGTCCTGCTCCAGAGCCAGAATACGCTGGTCTTTGTCGGCCAGTGAGTCTTTCAAGGCGCTGACTTCATCATACAGCGCCTTGATAGCTTCCACCAAAGGGGACACCAAGTGCGAGTAATTCACCGACTTCATGCCCTGGGGGTCGGTTTCGACAAGCTCGGGATAAATCTTTTCAAGCTCTTGCGCAATAAAGCCCAGTTGCGGGCGCTTGCCATATTCTGGATTTTTCCAGTTGTAACTGACACCTTGAATCTTCAGGATGCGTTGCAAGGCCTCTGAAGAAGACAGCGAGGCAATGTCACGTTTCAGACGGATATCTGAAGAATCGGTGATCCCAAACCCGCGAAGGGTTCCATTGACATCGAGTCTGTATCCCGGAGTCGTTGTTCCAATTCCGACATTTCCATTGATCGCAAAGTGCATGCGGGCGGCGTTGTTGGAATAAATCTGCAAAACCCCGTCAGTCACCCATTCAAGCCCCGTGTCCTGATCCCCGATGGCCAGAGCAATACCCGGAGTCACAGAGCCCCAGCCGGAGTTGTTATAAACGTACAGTCTGTCTTTGACGAAGGTGTTCCCCTCGACATGCAGTTTGGTGTTGGGCGAATTGGTGCCGATACCGGTATTACCGGTGAAGACGTTGGTTGAAGCCGTGTCATCCTGATAGATGCCGTACTTGGTCGTTCCGGCAATAGAGCCGATATGCAGACCGTAACCTGTGTCGATGGTTCCGCCCCCGGTGTTGGCGACAGTCAGATAGGCCGCTTTGGCCAGAGTCACTGTACCAGTGGAAGTGTTTTGCACATTGGCCTGCAGACCCGTTGCATTGGACATCGTGGAGGCGGACTTGTGATGAACGTCGTTAACCGAGCCAATAGCGTTACTGATGTTGCCTGTTTGCCCGGCTGAATCTTCGATACGATTTACGGCCCCGTAAAGCGCTCCGGTAAATGACTGCGCCGAGCCGACCAAAATTGTATTCCAAATCGCGTGCAAGTTCTGAGTGACCGTCGCCGTCGGAGCCGGAGACAAAGAGTTACGCACGAGCACTGCCGGAGGTGACGCGGCGGACGTGGTCACATGCAACAGTGAGCTCGGGGAGGCTGTGCCGATACCAACGTTGCCTGCATTATCAATGCGCATTCTCTCGTTCGCGCCACCGCTGGTGTTGGTTGCAAAGGTAATGGCTGTGTTGGAGTAAGTGTTGATTTTGAAATTCCAGTTGGAATTCGATTCGATGTAAGTCAGGGCACTTCCGCTGCCCTGGCCCCAAGTGCCGAGGCTGAGGCTGTTGGTTCCGGCTTTGGCGTTGATGTAAGCGCCCCCGGTGTTGTTTGTATTGTTGATCTGGATGCCTTTGCTGGTAGTTGCAGAAGCCTGAACTTCCAATGGGAATGTGGGGGTGGTTGTGCCAATACCCACTTCCCCTGTACTAAGCACCGTCATCCGCGTCGTACTATTGGTTTCAAGATTCAACGCCTGAGCATCGTTAGTTCCTAAAGTCGCAGCAGCACCAAAACTATTCCCGCCATTGGCAAAAAGGCCCGAAGAAGCGTAGCTTGTACAGCCCATCACCCCGCCAGCGTCAAAGGTCATCAGCTGGCCCACAGCGCACGTGAACGCGGTCACGGTGGCGCCAGTGCCATCACTTGCCAAAAGACGATTGGCGGTCAGTGAACTCACGCCCGTACCACCTTTTGAAACGGGAACCACTGGCAATTGAGACGTGGCAATTGAGCCACTGATATCTGCAAAGCCTAGCAGTGTATTCACCCAGTCGGTGCCGTTGTAGCGCAGAGTTTGGCCTGTTGCATACGCGGCTGGAGTCACAGCTTTGCCTTTGATCTTATCAACACTGGTCGTGCCGGACGTACCACTGACATCGCCAGAGAAAGTCGAGCCCGTTCCCAGCTTGTTGTTAAAGGTGTTCCAGTCTGTCGAGCTCAAATAACCATTGGTCGTGGTGTTGGCCTGAGTGAGGGTGATATTCGGAGAAGTGCCACCGCTGGAAGCCAGGGGAGCACTTGCCGTGACAGTTGTAACACCGTTAGAGCCCGCGCCATCGCCGACTTTGACCCACGCACTTCCGGTGTCGCGGTAAAGGGAGTTGTCATCAGTGC encodes:
- a CDS encoding mobile mystery protein B, which codes for MKIPDIPGATPLDDETLRGLIPGLTTHGELDEFEAANIARAILWAESSRSLKKDLLSLTGLKRLHQKMFEDTWRWAGDLRTRQTNIGVSPLSIQSDMAILLGDISYWLQNQTFSVEEIAIRFHHRLVYIHPFPNGNGRCARLATDLFLKQQGYSGFTWGRASLALAGHLRKEYIRCLKLADKAGEYGPLLNFAKS
- a CDS encoding PPC domain-containing DNA-binding protein — protein: MATEPFSSTNTSYCFRLRPGQDLKKELLFYCQKYHLHAACVVSAVGSVDKAHLRMSGGKDVVEFQGPFEIVSLSGTLGPDGAHLHMAISNYEGQVIGGHLMDGSVIHTTAEIVLLENHDLTFHREVDGHTQYKELVIKKR
- the cysK gene encoding cysteine synthase A translates to MRIYSDITKTIGQTPLIEMQRIGKGLPGRLLLKLEFFNPLGSVKDRIGLAMIEDAERSGQLKPGMKIIEPTSGNTGIALAFVAAAKGYDITLTMPETMSQERRTLLLMLGAKIILTPGPLGMKGAIAKAMELLEQTPNAWMPRQFDNPANPAIHKETTALEIWNDTDGKVDMVVSGVGTSGTITGVGTVLKAKNKNIKIIAVEPAESPVLSGGKPGPHKIQGLGAGFVPSVMDRSVVDGVEQVSSEESIKVAREVIKKEGIPVGISSGAAISAGLRQAAKEENRGKNIVVIIPSTTERYLSTLLAEQERAEALSLPVATVDENYLSKVK
- a CDS encoding endonuclease/exonuclease/phosphatase family protein, yielding MVPFIVPAKEKVLLKIGEAPKLPLASSQFDIFVWNVYKGQKAHLFEQDFKRLGENKDFIFLQEALLDQRMPAMWRSDFSAYEWHLAQSFHYKKDLSSTGVAIGSKLTPLSVDFIRSKTRELFWLTPKLTLFSEYSFGEKKALFVCTHVLNFVTLKAFTSSLYEIAEKISHFDGPVVLAGDFNTWNFKRYMIMKSIFRELGLEHLDLEDDGRILKLDHVFVRGFDVVKAKVHHTIVSSDHFPLEITLKL
- a CDS encoding tail fiber domain-containing protein, translating into MSKRTLMVLCLTLFICTFWLQLGYAAPSNLTYQGRIIKADGTPLEYGNTSFLFEITSPNGNCVIYREQRDGVSMLNSKGVFDVPIGSGTKLFPADPLFTLLDSFNNSLVHNCFGGATYTAGTGDVRLLKVQFHDGSGWKVISPANEIRSVPYSAYALSAEKLGNKVEADFVLKAAVPTCLANEFLSWNGTAMVCAPVSGAAGGTVTEVTSSNSYITVANSTSAPALTLNVGSAAGTVAAGNDPRLSDSRTPTGSAGGDLAGTFPSPSVVKIQGVAVSSTAPTSGKFFKHDGAQWIPSSIEITDVTNLSTNLASYHTTAAFNAAVGSANCAAYETPYWSSVSGSFQCQAINVSVAGDVSGSIGAVTVNKIKGVNVDITGLATGQVLKYDGTKWAPANDSNGGGTVTNIATGTGLSGGPITSTGTISLANTSVTAGSYGAGTQVPSFTVDAQGRLTAAGNVAIPTSSGSTAGLLTSTDWNTFNNKLSTASTFAGDVSGTSAALSVDKIKGTAVSATAPTSAQILIYNGTQYTPSSLSGDATMSATGVVTLKNTGTAGTYTKVTTDAQGRVTSGTTLAAADVPSLDWTKITTGKPTTLSGYGITDSVQNAGGTPSVQSGTVASRPAAATAGRLYIGTDDNSLYRDTGSAWVKVGDGAGSNGVTTVTASAPLASSGGTSPNITLTQANTTTNGYLSSTDWNTFNNKLGTGSTFSGDVSGTSGTTSVDKIKGKAVTPAAYATGQTLRYNGTDWVNTLLGFADISGSIATSQLPVVPVSKGGTGVSSLTANRLLASDGTGATVTAFTCAVGQLMTFDAGGVMGCTSYASSGLFANGGNSFGAAATLGTNDAQALNLETNSTTRMTVLSTGEVGIGTTTPTFPLEVQASATTSKGIQINNTNNTGGAYINAKAGTNSLSLGTWGQGSGSALTYIESNSNWNFKINTYSNTAITFATNTSGGANERMRIDNAGNVGIGTASPSSLLHVTTSAASPPAVLVRNSLSPAPTATVTQNLHAIWNTILVGSAQSFTGALYGAVNRIEDSAGQTGNISNAIGSVNDVHHKSASTMSNATGLQANVQNTSTGTVTLAKAAYLTVANTGGGTIDTGYGLHIGSIAGTTKYGIYQDDTASTNVFTGNTGIGTNSPNTKLHVEGNTFVKDRLYVYNNSGWGSVTPGIALAIGDQDTGLEWVTDGVLQIYSNNAARMHFAINGNVGIGTTTPGYRLDVNGTLRGFGITDSSDIRLKRDIASLSSSEALQRILKIQGVSYNWKNPEYGKRPQLGFIAQELEKIYPELVETDPQGMKSVNYSHLVSPLVEAIKALYDEVSALKDSLADKDQRILALEQDKAQKDKELAELKARMDRLEKAVLNSK